A stretch of the Diadema setosum chromosome 16, eeDiaSeto1, whole genome shotgun sequence genome encodes the following:
- the LOC140240166 gene encoding uncharacterized protein — protein sequence MEIDVQVKDGGYGERVGGTSVGTGTSLFSLKTSLSNPHPGVKGANPGPHKEPHDRPNPFVERTDEEHAEAPLQAVGNPHPKFPGNPHPKFPRNPQPSSLSHHNPGPPVAENPGSPVKPNPSNPKEDNPGSMTGHHPGNPHGHNPGNPEKHNPGNPQKHNPGNPEKHNPGNPGKHNPGNPGGHNPGSPKGSNPKPAEGNPSSSDPGPDETPEDKENPFRITEDDPDSPSDPDDKPNPFRVTPTRSVQTSREKVVSPIKSPGTPTKPKHYPETAPKPKRTPTKAPSSDSPTPEDEEDPEEAKAKAKAIREARSEVLKCNRIKGRDTSRFHSNPFFQQQQQQQEQEEFKGAQKVVSPKRLVSPPPVASRPPSFSPISPLSPEVSTFTSRELVGCAAYHLIFIGPLTWVTRAKSAYPMM from the coding sequence GGATACGGGGAACGTGTTGGCGGTACATCAGTAGGCACAGGCACTAGCCTGTTCTCCCTAAAGACATCCCTGAGCAATCCCCATCCTGGAGTAAAGGGGGCCAACCCTGGTCCCCACAAGGAGCCTCATGACAGGCCAAATCCCTTTGTTGAAAGGACAGATGAAGAACACGCTGAAGCTCCACTACAGGCAGTGGGGAATCCACACCCAAAATTTCCGGGAAACCCTCACCCCAAGTTTCCAAGAAACCCCCAGCCATCTAGCCTGTCCCACCATAACCCTGGGCCACCTGTGGCAGAAAATCCAGGATCGCCGGTCAAACCTAATCCCAGCAACCCCAAAGAGGACAATCCTGGTAGCATGACAGGACATCACCCAGGGAACCCTCATGGTCACAACCCTGGCAACCCTGAAAAACACAATCCTGGCAACCCTCAAAAACACAACCCTGGCAACCCTGAAAAGCACAATCCTGGGAATCCTGGAAAGCACAATCCTGGGAATCCGGGGGGCCACAACCCAGGAAGCCCAAAAGGAAGTAACCCAAAACCCGCTGAAGGAAACCCAAGTAGCTCAGATCCAGGCCCTGATGAAACTCCCGAAGACAAGGAAAATCCATTCAGGATAACAGAAGACGATCCCGACTCCCCATCAGACCCTGACGACAAACCAAACCCCTTCAGGGTAACCCCCACTCGCTCTGTACAGACATCAAGAGAAAAGGTAGTCTCTCCCATCAAAAGCCCAGGTACACCCACAAAGCCAAAGCACTATCCCGAGACGGCACCAAAGCCAAAGCGCACCCCAACAAAGGCCCCGAGCAGTGATTCGCCTACCCCAGAGGATGAGGAAGACCCAGAGGAAGCCAAGGCCAAGGCAAAAGCCATCCGGGAAGCCCGCAGCGAGGTCCTCAAGTGTAATCGGATCAAGGGTCGGGACACCAGCCGATTCCATTCCAATCCGTTCTttcaacagcaacagcagcagcaagaGCAGGAAGAGTTCAAGGGGGCCCAGAAGGTGGTATCACCCAAACGGCTCGTCTCGCCTCCGCCAGTTGCGAGTAGACCGCCCTCGTTCAGTCCAATATCGCCTCTCTCCCCGGAGGTATCCACTTTTACATCTCGTGAACTTGTTGGCTGTGCTGCATATCACCTCATATTTATTGGACCTCTGAca